The Haematobia irritans isolate KBUSLIRL chromosome 1, ASM5000362v1, whole genome shotgun sequence DNA segment TTGTTCAAGATGTCTGCTTTTTtagctaatattttttttaattaaattataaattataatggTCAATGTTGGGTTGTATAATAAAAACAGACAAAATACAAATtcataaactaaaaatttatttaataattgtaaatcaaaattacaaaaactaaagcaaaagcaatctcaaaccaaatttttaagaaattttaatttaaaatttcaaaccaAACTGTGATCATTATAGATGCTATGAGGAGGACTTACTATTGTTTGGAGTTAAACGGACGGACAAATGAACGTTTTTTATGTCATATCCATAGTTTTTTACCAAGTTGACACGAACAATTGTTTATGGGACATGTGAGGTTTTCAATCTCAAAACAATTGAAATCGATTTCCCTAACTACAATTTCAATCTTAGCACATACTATTTATGGTTAACACCATTTTCCGTAAAGGATAAAAGTCCTGAAAAATTATTAACTATGAAAttctatgtaaaattaaaactttaacacaaattaaaatacaaaatcaaCTGaagaaaatcaatatttttggaaaacaaaaataaatttattaaacaggATTTAaacgtaaacgtttaaaatgccaACCCAACATTAAATAATATAATCAAATGGCTGTAGCATTTGGTTTCGATGACGAACTTGCCGATGATGAGGATGCAGCAACCTGAACTTGTTCAGCTTCTGTTGTCTCGAGTTTCTTTTGACCTTCTTCTAATTGTTTAGGTTGTTCTTCTGATGATGCAGGCAGTTCTTCAACTATATCCTCAATTAGTTGATAGGTTATTGGGGCCGGTTGTTTGGGTGGCAACCAATCCGGTATGATCTTATCGTGTAAACGCCAACGTCCATACTCATTGGAAATATGCTTCTCAAATACCACATACTCTAAAACGTCTTTGGCCAAAATTTCGCTACCATGCATAAGGCGGCCAAAACGATCATAAATAGCCAGCATCTGTTGGGTGTGGAAACGCACAGTAACTTGGGCGAAtagattttctttggaaataacatCTGTTACTCTGGCATGAACCATACGTGGTGGCTCCAAAGACTTAAGGAATGTCCAATGTATGGTTTTGTCCTTCACATTATGCATCATTTCAGGATAACAACGTTCAGTGATATGTTCTCTAAGTTTATGTTTATCCTTTTCGGCCATATATTTATGGGCAGCGATATAGATGTCCTGAGCAATACTTGGAAAATTGTCCGTATCGAAATCCTCTTCATAGCCACGTATTTTACGTACTGCCAACATACTCTTGGattttttctccaaaaattcgaatttttgttTGGCACCCGCTGTGGATATGAATGATTTTTTACCATCGCCCTCAGGAGGTACATATGCTTCGAATATGCCACCAGTGCTGCTAATATGGAAAGGCCTTTCCAGCCATGGACGAGGTGGTACAAATCCACGTTCCTTCATGCGTTTCTTTAGCTCATCTTTAGGCAAATCCGaagttttttcattgaaatcgggtaTATCCATTTTAACGAATTTCAATTTACGTAGCTTTTTGAATTTAGGATTCCAATGTTTGGTCTGACGATGACGTACTTGCTGGGTTTGCATCAAGGCCTGAACACCGGGTGATAACATGCCTGGTTGCAAATGCTACAAAGagattcatttaaaaaaaatcactaaTAGATCATCTCTAGTAATGTGTTCCCTTCAATCTTACTTGCAAGAACTTTATGCAATGCCTTGTCGAAGATAGGATTTCCATTGTTTAcgtaagtttaatttatattttccgAATGGACAAGAAATTAGCTCAACCCTACCGTAAAACTAACAACCGTATGTATTTGACAATCACCTGGGTTATCATGGGGTTGCCACATCCATGAGATTTACATATAAAatggcaacaacacgaaataaaGCTTTATGGCCCAGTACGCACTTAAAATGCGTGGTACATAACTTTATCGACTTCAAGAcgaatttctattttaaaaccCGGTATATACCt contains these protein-coding regions:
- the mRpL45 gene encoding mitochondrial ribosomal protein L45, whose amino-acid sequence is MEILSSTRHCIKFLQHLQPGMLSPGVQALMQTQQVRHRQTKHWNPKFKKLRKLKFVKMDIPDFNEKTSDLPKDELKKRMKERGFVPPRPWLERPFHISSTGGIFEAYVPPEGDGKKSFISTAGAKQKFEFLEKKSKSMLAVRKIRGYEEDFDTDNFPSIAQDIYIAAHKYMAEKDKHKLREHITERCYPEMMHNVKDKTIHWTFLKSLEPPRMVHARVTDVISKENLFAQVTVRFHTQQMLAIYDRFGRLMHGSEILAKDVLEYVVFEKHISNEYGRWRLHDKIIPDWLPPKQPAPITYQLIEDIVEELPASSEEQPKQLEEGQKKLETTEAEQVQVAASSSSASSSSKPNATAI